ATCAATTTTATGCATACAAATTAGGTAAAGCGTGGAAATTTTATGAGAATGAGATTCCATGAGGGCCTGGGCGAGGCCTACTTGAACGCAATGAAGAGGGAAAATCCCTTCCTTCGTTGTTCAAGGAACTGCCTTTAGGAGAGAGTTATAAGTGCATTCTTTTAGGTAGTTTGTGAATTTCTGCACATGGAGTAAGGTTGAACAGTGGGCAATCATTTTGCGTGTCAGGCATTGGCAATTGTTAGTCTCCTTTCAGTCATATTCATCCCTCGTAATAGAATGCCGGGAATTTGAATGTGTTGCTTTTTTCTGTAGACAGAACCAGGGGTGTTAATACATAAACCTGACTACCTGTGACAGCTCAACGCCTCAATATCGCCTCAGTGGCTGattaacgggctaggcccgaaaggcacctcgaaccataaatggttctcgattgaagctattcacaagagcgtgccgaagtcaggtgatcgtggatcacctgatcacgagtatataaatccaccgccagcgtgtctttctttctttctttcctttccccaacgagttcttttgtacatatctatatattagatagcaaggcttcggcccattacactGATATCGACAAACACCGCCATCTGAGCAGACAAAGGAAACACTTAGTGCAGCTGCACAATCTATAGATGAAATTCCTTTTCTCCTGTAGATAAATTccacttctttttttcttccagattcgatattcttgCGGATGGCTATAATAGCTTAGATAGGAACATtgattcattattatctactattccgaacTCGTTGTCGAAGATGAGACTAGGGCGGTATTCTAAGGCCGTCAGTTTTGACCTGCCATTCTTGTCCACGTTGTCGTCAATCATCAACACCGTTACACCCTCGATGAGCACGCCGCGTCTCTTGGCTAGCTTTGACGCGAACCTCGAGCAGTCTGCTATATGGCACCAAATGTGGCCACGTTGCAACCGGGGCCTCATCTATTATCCCGGTGATTAGCAGCACATCCAAATCTACGGCGCCGTAGACCACATTTAGAGAATGCTCCTCTGGTAGCCGAGGTTGATGCCGCACCTGGCCCTGGAAGAACGCTGTCAACCCTGGCCAATGTTGCTCTTTGTAGGCACGGTTCCGAAGCAGGCAGTTCAGGTCGGCACCGGCAGCTGTCGCGTATTCTCGCTTGGTCACATCACTATTGCTGACTGCGCGCACCTTGAGGCTTCTGTGAGTGCATGTGAGGAATACAGAGACCCAGATGTCAGTGCAAAAGACTTCACTGGCGCAGCTTTCACCCGTGATAAGAATGATGAGCTTCTGTTTCATTGGTGCTTT
This sequence is a window from Aspergillus chevalieri M1 DNA, chromosome 5, nearly complete sequence. Protein-coding genes within it:
- a CDS encoding uncharacterized protein (COG:C;~EggNog:ENOG410QE9P;~InterPro:IPR005919;~PFAM:PF04275;~go_component: GO:0005737 - cytoplasm [Evidence IEA];~go_function: GO:0004631 - phosphomevalonate kinase activity [Evidence IEA];~go_process: GO:0006695 - cholesterol biosynthetic process [Evidence IEA]), producing the protein MFIVKTRRSTDVTDILVAAVETRPSPLSYLHLLQGGGVVGDDGTEFAPAAVRWVYKVARGLLPLSIGVYGAGLEPDSRDAALAAKAFGLNWPRLARLKHSLDQRNMLAYACPLLKAPMKQKLIILITGESCASEVFCTDIWVSVFLTCTHRSLKVRAVSNSDVTKREYATAAGADLNCLLRNRAYKEQHWPGLTAFFQGQVRHQPRLPEEHSLNVVYGAVDLDVLLITGIIDEAPVATWPHLVPYSRLLEVRVKASQETRRAHRGCNGVDD